The following is a genomic window from Kogia breviceps isolate mKogBre1 chromosome 4, mKogBre1 haplotype 1, whole genome shotgun sequence.
aaaaaacaaagaccCATAGGAGAAGCAACTCTGGACTTTCCCGTTTCTGTCGTTCGCCCAAATCTCCTTGGCTCAAAACCGTGTCGGCATTTTCAGCTCCCTCTCTCTTCACATCCAGGCACCATCTCTTGTCATTTCCTCTCTCTGATGTATTTGTCAGTCTTACCAGCATCCCACATTCAGGCATTTATTGTTTCACACCTGCACCATTGAAATTACCCCCAAACAGTACACTACTGCTTTCATTATTAGTGGTTCCCCACTAACTAAAACTATAGTTCTTGTTTTTAACCTGGTATTGTAATGCTTCCATACATGATCTCTAGCACATTTTTATGTATGTACCAATTACTGTGTGAATCTTCTGCTTTGGCTAAAATGGTCTAATTAGTATTTCCAGAAGGATCTGCTATTTCAAATTTAAATCACATATTATTTGTGAAAATCACTGGGCAAAATCACAACCATTACATAAATGTGAATTGTTGTACCAACCCCGGTCACCCTGTTGTCACTGTTGAATGGTTTAATGAGTTTCTCCTTATTCCTATGCTCTGCCCCTTACTCTGCTCAGAACATTCTTCCTCTATCTAGTTACCTTAATCCCCATTCCTTTGGTTCTAGACTCATCTTCTCTCTTTATGCCCAGACCCTTCATGTTGTTATAACACATGGGAAGTTTTGAGCCTGCATCTTTCTCTAGCATGACCACCTTCATAATCAACCCAGACTGATACACGTAGGAATACAGGTAAAAATTTCATCCCAGGCCCCCCACTTGACAGAAAGAGGGAATCAGGCTGTCTTTGGCACCTCATGAAGAATGTCTGGCCTTTTATGTCACTCCTCATGTACTCAGAGGTCAATCCTGGATGCTCTACACAGCTTTCCCTACCTAATCTTCTCTACCCACGCCCAGCTCACAGTGATCTTGTCCTCTGAATTCTTATAGAGCCAAATTCCTGTGATTTGTCCTGTTTGGATGATACATATATTCTGCTTTGAGTGTTTACTTAACCTTAGTAGTTTATTCTTGAATACCCAAGTAGGTTGGAAACTCCTTCAATGTGTCAACAGCCGCTTATATTACTTTATCGTCCCATATTTCAACATTATCCAATAGAGCCTGACATGTGATAGCTGCTAATTGGTTACCTGGGCTTGTTAGTCACACTGGAAGTAACTGataaaaattctctctctcttaattGGAGTGTTGATACAGGTTCAGGAAGCCCTGTAGAAAACAGAAAGCCACTGTCTCcttggaggaagagacaccagggcaAAGAGCAGAGGTCAAGAAGGGAAATATCCAGAATCTAGAAGACAAATGTGCCAAATGCATCATTTTACTCAAGGTCAGGGATGTGTTTATGTAACACTTTCAAATGAAAAACCCTCAATTCCTGTCTTACCTTTTCATTATTGGGagaatatgtatgtacatacatagcCTAAATTAGGCTTCACACAGCTTCAGAGTGCCCTCTTCTGTGGCCATAATAGCTCTGACCTTTGTTTTCCCCTTGAGGCTTACTAGGGTTTACCCTGCCCTGCGGCCATCATTCTGACACCGGAAAACGGTGAAATTAACAAACATAACATGGGAAACAAAAGGCCTTACTGATGATTCCAGTATGGAAAAAGAGagcatttgaattaattttaatatagtaaaaCATCTTACAAATAAAACCCCACTATCAAATGACACCCAGCCAGAAAGGAAATTGCCCTTCCACTTTTAATGAGTGACAAACCCCCAAACAATGTGTTACTTCATCTGAAACCAGGGAGGCTATTTTCTTCCAGCTGGACATTGGGGGAAAGACAGAGAAGTTTATCACCGTCCACTGCTTTAAAAAGGCAGCATGAGCCCCTGGTGCTTATACCAGAGGCTGCATTTCTCTTCTATAAGTCTCCCACCCTGTCCATATTAATTAGACAGATGCCTAAATCTTCACTAGTAGGTGTTGGGGAAAATGCATGGTTTCAGGGCTAAAAGATGAAATGTTACCTTCTCTTTCCAGagacaggaatttttaaaaaagaactcactCATCTACGATGAGTTTCTGTACTAAAACTAAAGTAATTTCTCTAAATGACAGATCCCTGATAGTGTATAGCAGGATCTTCTCCTGATAACTGTATTGTTTAACTTCGgcttaaaattatacaaataaatacaagtaGACAGTGATTCTGATTAAAATAAAGATGCATGTGTTACTGATACCAGTTTATTGTAGCATTACAATTATTAAAGTCCTTTATTGTCACAGGGAAGAGTAAAGGTCAATTTTAATGCATATATACTTTACCTTAATGCaatactttaaaaggaaaaaaagcatcaAGGGTTCTTTAGTGCTATGCAGCTCTTTTGCACTTATTCCTCAAATTTCTCTATTGCTTTGGCAATTATATACTCCAGTTGGATGCTCCTTCCCCATTCTTGTGTAAACCCTCCAAAGCAGGAAGAACAAATGCCCAAAAGCCATTGCCATAGTTCtgtaaaagacacaaataaatagaagtcTCAAGACTTCAAATGCTGACCAAGGCATAATTTGGATGAGCAAATTTCAGActtgaattattttatatgtagaatttGTTCTTAAAATTTAGAAAGACATACAGCaaagtttgttttttcatataGCTCTACTTAAATTATTGTgagcaagaaagaaaatgaatttttgaataaataactgATGGACTGGAGAAGTCTCCCTCATTTTATGCACCATAGTCCCTTTTAAGCATTACATATGCATAGACAAACCATCCACTAAGTTCCCATAGTTCTTATACTTTCTCTATATTAATGGGATACGATGCTTACTCTCAGTTTAGGTCTAAGAAAAAGATACCAAATGGAGCTTTGTTCAGTTTGGCAAACGATAAAATGGCTACAAGTGATAGAGCTGTCTTTTCACCTTAATTTTAACACAAGTGAACTTTTTTCATTGGCAACTTTTGCAACATGGTTCTCAAAACAGCCCAAGCAATCATTCAAAAGGTACACATGAAGGGAGAGGGGAGTAAGAATCAATAATGTGCAATTATTGGAAAACGAATCTAACTATAACAAACCTCTTGACCCCGGTCACATGGATGGAAATTTACATTCAAATGGAGCACCGAAAAACTTCCCTTCTGGGGGCAGTAAAGATAACCAGTTTTTCAGCAGGAGTGGCAAGGCTGAAAGAATACTTTTAAGGGGAAGAAAGCTTGGAGGGCTCCACATATTCAAATGGCAAGAGGCCGGTTTCCCAGCAAACCTGTATTGCAGGAGAGTCAGGCCAAGGAGCAAATGTACAAGAGTCTCCGGGACTCCAGAGCACGCCTAGCTAGTTCTTTAGGGCCTCATTATTTAAGGTAAGCACCTGTGAGGTCACAGATAGTGCTAAACCTATCGGGGGCCCATTCTATTGAAAGCCCAAATTTCCCTTTTGGAAACCAAAGTCGTGGTTAACTAAGTGTCCTGGACGTCCTGCAGAAAAAAATCCCGTGTAGTGTTAGGATGCGCTGAACAGACCTATCTCCCTATCCGAAAAGGGCGAGGGGTGGAATTAGGAGGAAAAGAATCGGCTTCTTTTGGATAAACTTGCTCTTTCAGTTTGCAAGGGGAGTGCCAGCTAGAGCTCGGGCCCACCTGGAGAACGCCAACCCTTGGGACTTGCTGGTCTTTCTGGTCTCTAGAGCTTGGCTGGACCTAGAAGCGCCGGCTTCCACAAACCTTAACTGTTGTTCACCCTCTCTTCAGCTGGTCCTGGGGCGTAGGCGGAGGGATGGCTCCAGTCGGGGTTAGTTTTCAGTGCGCGCTGAGCGCACGCCAGACCTCAGAGAGGGTGGAAGGCTCGGGGATTCCCGGCACGTggcacacacccctcccccccgCGCCCCAGCGCCCGCAGCGTGGTCGGCGGGCGCCTCTCACAGTAGGTAAGTAGCGATGCCAGCCAGTTCAGACTCGCCAGCAACCTGTAAAACCAGAAGTCCGCTCTCCCTTCCCAATGATTGTCAGTTTCTTTGGTGAGTGCTGACACCAAGGCAGGCAAGGATAAATCCGTTCTGCCTCGCTCTGCCCCACTGGTCCAGCCTTGTACGTACAGGTCCACGCTAAGAGACAACTTCCAGCCACTTGTTTTGAATCCAGGAAAACAAAGCATGGGGCTGTTCCCGGGAGAGTTACTCTGGGAGTCTGCAGGAGGCGGAGATTCCAGGGGACACCCTAGGCACCGGGAAAAGCAGACCTTCCCAGATTTCCCGACTAGCAATTTAGTGCATAGGGACTGGCGAGGGCATAAAGGgaagatggaaaaggaaataagggATGAGACCGCAAAAACAGTGAACGTTTCTAGGGCAAGAAGGCGGGGCGGGGATGGGGCTGCTGGGGAATGAAGCAAAGGCCTGAACCTTAAGTGCAAGTTGTAGCAGTGAGGCGATCAGGTGGGAGCCTTTAGTGGGCGCGGCGGCTCGGTGgacagtttcttcttctgtgtgGAGTTTTTGCCTTGAACGGCTAAGGCTTAAACTTCCGCCGCGAAGATTTGGGGgcagaagagggaggaggcaATGGCTGGAATCAAAACTGATTCCCAGACCAAAGTTTGAGCCAAGGTCGCCTCTCACAGACTCTAGGAGTTTCCCAGACTCTCTTGCCCCGCGGCTGTAGCCTCTTTGCCTGgggctccctccttcccctctgggaatagagggctgggggagggggaggggtctggAAGCAGCGCGCGGAGCAGCTGTGAATGTTAAAGGAAAAGTAGCAAAGGTTTTGATTCCAGAGGGCTAGGggaggcaggctgggtggggtgggACTACGCGCCAGCTACTCCTCCGTCATCATCGGCGGCAGAACTTGCACTTGATGATCTTCTTAAATGCGTTTTGGAAGTCCTTGTTGAAGTAGGCGTAAATGACAGGGTTGAGCAGAGAGTTGGAGTAGCCCAGCCAGTTGATTATGGAGCCCAACAGGGTGGGCATGTGGCAGCTGCTTTCGCAGAAGGGCAGGACCAGGGCCACTATGAAGAAGGGCAACCAGCAGAGGATGAAGGTGCCCATGATGATGCCCAGCGTCTTTACCGTCTTCCTCTCGCGGGCCAGGGCCATCTTACGCTTGGCCTCGGCGTTGCGCTCATTTTTCTTCTCGAAGGAGGCGGGGACGCAGGGGACAGCACCGGCCTCGCTGGGCAGCGGCAGGTGCTCTTTGGAGTTGCCCACCCGGTGCACTTCGATCACCTCCAGGGCGGCTCCTTCTTCGCCCTGCCTCACGGCTCCATTGGCGCACGGAGCCCCTGTTGCCTTGTTCTCCATGCCCTGCCTCCAGTCTTTGCTACCCGGCTCACCATTGATGCTCTTTCTGGGCTGCGGGGCTGGCGACGCCCCAAGGCGGTTGTTGGCtaccttcttctcctccttcttgacGGTCTTGCGGATGCGGAATCGTGCGGCTCGGAAGATGCGCCCGTAGAGTACCAGCATGAGCAGCAGCGGAATGTAGAAAGCGCCGAAGGTGGAGTAAATAGTGTAGCCATGGTCCTTGCTGATGGTGCACGCGTCGGGGTCCGAGCGGTCTTCCGGGGTGCGCCAGCCCAGCATGGGCGGGATGGAGATGAGGAAGCCAATGAGCCAGGTGAGCGAGATGAGTGCAGCTGCGCGCCGGGGCGTCCTCTTGTTCACGTAGTCGATGGGGTCTGTGATGGCCCAGTACCTGTCCAGCGCGATAGCGCACAGGTGCAGGATGGACGAGGTGCAGCACAGCACGTCGAGGGCGATGAACAGGTCACAGGTGACCTGTCCCAGGGTCCACTTGTTGAGCACCTGGTACAACGCGGCCATGGGCAGCACCAGCACCGACACCATGAGGTCTGTGACGGCCAGCGAGCCTATAAGATAGTTCGCCACGTTCTGCAGGGAGCGCTCCAAGGCGATGGCGGCCACCACGCATGCATTGCCCAGCACCGCGCAGAAGATGAGCGTGCCCAGCAGCAGAGAGGTGATCACTTGGTAGCTGAAGGTCACGTCGGAGATGCCAGTAGCGTTGGCGCGTGTCCCGAAGGGACCCTGGGACGACGTGGTGTTGTTGCCCTGTAAGGGGCTGAGCACCTCCATGCCTGCGCGcccggcaggggagggggaggggagaaagagctGCGCCGGGATCccccctcgcccctccccctGGGGTCTTCCGCCCCTCTTTCCTGGGGAGTTTCAACGCGGGAGGGGATGCAGGGACTTAAGCAGGAAGTTCTTACTGCTCAGGCGAAGGCATCTCCGAGGAGCAGCTAGCTTCTAGGCGCTCCCTGGGCTCTCGTAGTCCGGCGCGCTCAGAGTCTCCAGCTGGGAAACGAACTGGCTGGAGAACAGCTCCGGGATCTCCGGGCGGCGGAAAGGTGGCTGGAACGTTTGTCTCtcgctgtccattttattttgcCGCTGCCTAACTGGCTGCCAGACCCGGAATCTCCCCACCAGAAAAGAATCTCCAATCTTAGAAGTATCTGGAATAGAGAAACACCGTCCTCCACAGTCACTCTGTAGCCCTCCTCTCCttgcttctctccctccttctctcccactctctcctctactcttttctctttctcttaagcCTCCTCTCTTTTTCGCTTTCCCCTACTAGTTTTCCCTTTcagtctccctctcccttctcactTCCCTTTATCTCCCCGGTGTTGCTCCGACAGCCAGTCTCCCTCTCTCCTACGCTAACCCTCCCCTCCCAACACTTCCCCAACCCTGAGTGCCTCTTTCCCCTGGGTCCCCGCCCTCCTCGCCCTCTAGCTCAGCCTCCTTGCCTTCAAGTCCCTTTTTGTCGACC
Proteins encoded in this region:
- the HTR1A gene encoding 5-hydroxytryptamine receptor 1A, translated to MEVLSPLQGNNTTSSQGPFGTRANATGISDVTFSYQVITSLLLGTLIFCAVLGNACVVAAIALERSLQNVANYLIGSLAVTDLMVSVLVLPMAALYQVLNKWTLGQVTCDLFIALDVLCCTSSILHLCAIALDRYWAITDPIDYVNKRTPRRAAALISLTWLIGFLISIPPMLGWRTPEDRSDPDACTISKDHGYTIYSTFGAFYIPLLLMLVLYGRIFRAARFRIRKTVKKEEKKVANNRLGASPAPQPRKSINGEPGSKDWRQGMENKATGAPCANGAVRQGEEGAALEVIEVHRVGNSKEHLPLPSEAGAVPCVPASFEKKNERNAEAKRKMALARERKTVKTLGIIMGTFILCWLPFFIVALVLPFCESSCHMPTLLGSIINWLGYSNSLLNPVIYAYFNKDFQNAFKKIIKCKFCRR